Proteins found in one Gemmatimonadaceae bacterium genomic segment:
- a CDS encoding carbonic anhydrase encodes MSPSEKPGRPSTLELGSQPPVTRRGFLTSTLACAVLGGPTIARHLRQTPRAESQTGLTPDAALRELVAGNARFVAEHLTSTDHDLQILRSHTADKQEPFAGVLACADSRVPVELIFDQSIGRVFVTRVAGNIVTPEIIASLEYAVAVLGIRALLVLGHSGCGAIKAAMKAETVPGQISSLYPYLRGAVQQSGGNISKAIDANARAQAELLRTSSTVIRDAASKGGIKVTAGIYDLGTGKVTLA; translated from the coding sequence ATGAGTCCCAGCGAAAAACCGGGGCGACCGTCAACGCTGGAGCTCGGCTCACAACCGCCCGTCACACGGCGCGGATTTCTGACGAGTACGCTCGCGTGCGCGGTGCTCGGCGGTCCGACCATCGCCCGGCACCTGCGACAAACTCCTCGCGCGGAGTCGCAGACCGGACTGACGCCGGATGCCGCGCTGCGCGAGCTGGTTGCGGGGAACGCGCGATTCGTCGCCGAGCATCTGACCTCGACCGATCACGATTTGCAGATCCTGCGATCGCACACCGCCGACAAGCAGGAGCCGTTCGCGGGCGTGCTGGCGTGCGCCGACTCTCGCGTGCCGGTCGAGTTGATCTTCGATCAATCGATTGGCCGTGTATTCGTCACGCGAGTCGCGGGCAACATCGTGACTCCGGAAATCATCGCGAGCCTGGAATATGCCGTCGCGGTGCTCGGCATTCGCGCGCTGCTGGTCCTGGGACACTCGGGATGTGGCGCGATCAAAGCGGCGATGAAAGCGGAGACGGTGCCGGGGCAAATCAGCTCGCTGTATCCCTACCTTCGAGGCGCGGTGCAACAATCCGGCGGCAACATCTCCAAGGCGATCGACGCGAATGCGCGGGCGCAGGCCGAGTTGCTTCGGACGTCTTCGACGGTAATTCGTGACGCCGCGAGCAAGGGCGGCATCAAGGTCACGGCCGGCATCTACGACCTCGGCACGGGGAAGGTGACGCTGGCCTGA
- a CDS encoding ABC transporter permease — translation MRFFRRVLYWLRFRAEQDDLREEIAQHRALVAAEFERRGLTADAARDAARRAMGNETSMREQARGVWLAPRLDAFLQDWRYSWRGLRHSPAFTLVAVTSLAVGIGANAAVFGLLDGLLLARVPVPSASQLIHLKRDLGPDGVDDRFSRSEFNALAAGPVSLAMFGSTFAPVEIDGVGANASTDVIDGRYFGVTGLRAERGRLISPADDEAAAPVVVLTDRFWRGRMNGDPNVIGKTITISGQRFSVIGVTPSGFAGLRFPAFAALFIPYRSAATLGVLAGANDRRQGLTVFGRLGASQSLEGAQGQLRALWDHCCAMGQLFTPAKGQTVVAARLVLDDVSRGIPHPKMDLRGMFGRVLWALMAGVGLLLLAACANVANLLLARGSARTGELAMRLALGASRARLAGQLVIESLQLSLLGAAAGGLLAWWGTKYLTAEHVGDLAMVVQPSVGPAVFLFTTVVSVASALAFGVAPAAHLVRGDLLSPLSQAGRRAVPGRRGVLDRGLVALQVALAVLLVSGATLLVQTLRNLQDTKLGFEPAQRLAITVETRATSYARQAMTAQMANEMLRRIRGIPGVRTAAFASLVPVYGGRTMTDNVTVPGAQAPSDGASTLFVGVTPDYFESLGMPLLTGHDIGPPVATLPRGAIRDVVVNDLFVKKFFGDRNPVGQVFRDADDGDTTFTEDRIVGVVAAAKFADARSPARPMYFVPINDGDWPFLVLVMRSSVDATIAASAGRTISAIAPGIGRGEPTSLAASIDAALTRERIAATLATLFGIIALSLVAVGLYGVMLYQVAARTTEIGIRVALGASPSAVVGLVLRQSLAIVAIGLAAGVPLALLAGRAVSSQLYGIQPYSLSALGVATIALFGVALAACLVPARRAVRIDPLAALRAS, via the coding sequence ATGCGTTTTTTCCGCCGCGTTCTCTACTGGCTGCGATTCCGCGCCGAGCAGGACGACCTCCGCGAGGAGATCGCGCAGCATCGCGCCTTGGTGGCCGCCGAGTTCGAACGGCGTGGCCTGACCGCCGACGCGGCGCGCGACGCCGCCCGCCGCGCAATGGGAAACGAGACCTCGATGCGCGAGCAAGCGCGGGGCGTTTGGCTCGCCCCCCGGCTCGACGCGTTCCTCCAAGACTGGCGATACTCGTGGCGCGGACTGCGACACTCGCCTGCCTTCACCCTCGTCGCGGTGACGTCGCTGGCCGTGGGGATCGGCGCGAACGCGGCCGTGTTCGGCCTCCTCGACGGTCTTCTACTCGCTCGAGTTCCCGTCCCGTCGGCGAGTCAACTCATCCACCTCAAGCGCGACCTCGGCCCCGACGGGGTCGACGACCGCTTCTCGCGGTCCGAGTTCAACGCCTTGGCGGCGGGACCGGTTTCGCTGGCCATGTTTGGTTCGACGTTCGCGCCGGTCGAGATCGACGGCGTCGGCGCGAACGCGTCGACTGACGTCATCGATGGCCGCTACTTCGGCGTCACGGGCCTGCGTGCCGAGCGAGGGCGCCTGATCTCTCCCGCCGACGACGAGGCGGCGGCACCGGTCGTCGTCCTCACGGACAGGTTTTGGCGCGGCCGCATGAACGGCGATCCGAACGTGATCGGGAAGACGATCACGATCTCGGGTCAACGCTTCTCCGTCATCGGCGTGACGCCATCCGGATTCGCCGGGCTGCGATTCCCGGCATTCGCGGCCCTCTTCATTCCTTACCGCTCCGCGGCGACACTCGGCGTGCTGGCCGGAGCGAACGACCGTCGCCAAGGCCTCACCGTATTCGGGCGACTCGGCGCATCACAATCGCTCGAGGGCGCGCAGGGACAGCTTCGCGCGCTCTGGGATCACTGTTGCGCGATGGGCCAGCTTTTCACGCCGGCCAAAGGACAAACCGTGGTCGCCGCGCGGCTCGTGCTCGATGACGTGAGTCGCGGCATCCCGCATCCGAAGATGGACCTGCGCGGAATGTTCGGGCGCGTCCTCTGGGCGCTGATGGCGGGGGTTGGGTTGTTGCTTCTCGCCGCGTGCGCCAACGTCGCGAATCTGCTGCTCGCACGCGGGAGCGCGCGCACCGGCGAGTTGGCGATGCGACTCGCGCTCGGCGCGTCGCGTGCGAGACTCGCCGGCCAGCTCGTGATCGAAAGCCTTCAGCTCTCTCTGCTTGGCGCCGCCGCCGGCGGCCTCCTCGCGTGGTGGGGCACGAAGTATCTGACGGCCGAGCATGTCGGCGACCTGGCGATGGTCGTGCAGCCGAGCGTGGGACCGGCGGTCTTCCTATTCACGACCGTCGTGAGTGTTGCGTCAGCGCTTGCGTTCGGCGTCGCACCGGCGGCGCACCTCGTGCGCGGTGACTTGTTGTCGCCGCTCAGTCAAGCGGGGCGTCGCGCCGTACCAGGCCGCCGCGGCGTTCTCGATCGCGGACTCGTCGCGCTCCAGGTGGCGCTGGCCGTCCTTTTGGTGAGCGGAGCGACGCTGCTCGTCCAGACTCTCCGCAATCTGCAGGATACGAAGCTCGGGTTCGAACCCGCCCAGCGATTGGCCATCACCGTGGAGACACGAGCTACGTCATATGCGCGTCAAGCCATGACGGCGCAGATGGCCAATGAAATGCTCCGACGCATTCGCGGTATCCCGGGGGTTCGGACGGCGGCGTTTGCATCGCTCGTTCCGGTGTACGGCGGGCGGACTATGACGGACAATGTCACGGTCCCGGGCGCTCAGGCGCCGTCGGACGGCGCGTCCACGCTCTTCGTCGGCGTGACGCCGGACTACTTCGAGTCCCTCGGCATGCCGCTGCTCACGGGGCACGACATCGGTCCCCCGGTCGCCACGCTGCCCCGCGGCGCGATTCGCGATGTCGTCGTCAACGATTTGTTCGTCAAGAAGTTCTTTGGCGATCGCAATCCGGTGGGTCAAGTATTCCGCGACGCAGACGACGGAGATACGACGTTCACCGAAGACCGAATCGTCGGCGTTGTGGCCGCCGCCAAATTCGCCGATGCACGGTCTCCGGCCCGCCCCATGTATTTCGTGCCAATCAACGATGGCGATTGGCCTTTTCTCGTGCTCGTGATGCGTTCGAGCGTGGACGCGACAATCGCCGCGTCGGCGGGGCGAACCATCTCGGCGATCGCGCCGGGGATCGGCAGAGGGGAACCGACTTCCCTCGCCGCGTCGATCGATGCCGCACTCACACGCGAGCGAATCGCCGCGACGCTCGCCACGCTGTTCGGCATTATTGCGTTGAGTCTCGTAGCGGTGGGGTTGTACGGCGTCATGCTCTATCAAGTGGCGGCGCGGACGACAGAGATCGGGATCCGCGTGGCGTTGGGGGCAAGTCCCAGCGCCGTCGTCGGCCTCGTGCTGCGGCAGTCTCTCGCGATCGTCGCGATCGGTCTCGCGGCCGGAGTGCCGCTGGCCCTTCTCGCCGGGCGAGCGGTCAGCTCACAACTGTACGGAATTCAACCGTACAGTCTTTCGGCGCTCGGCGTCGCGACTATCGCGCTGTTTGGCGTCGCGTTGGCGGCATGCCTCGTTCCTGCCCGCCGCGCGGTGCGCATCGATCCGCTCGCGGCCCTCAGGGCCTCGTGA
- a CDS encoding PadR family transcriptional regulator, with product MARGDKNSELLPGTLDLLILRALRGGSLHGYGIAERLRAVSDDVLQVGESSLYPALQRLLLDGYVRAEWGASENNRRARFYTLTAIGRKQLVAEQDEFERMVGAIRAVLRFA from the coding sequence ATGGCCCGCGGCGACAAGAACTCCGAGTTGCTCCCCGGCACGCTCGACCTGCTCATTCTCCGCGCGCTGCGCGGCGGAAGCCTCCATGGATACGGGATCGCCGAGCGGCTCCGGGCCGTCTCCGACGACGTCCTCCAAGTCGGCGAGAGCTCGCTCTACCCTGCCCTGCAGCGACTGCTTCTCGACGGATACGTGCGCGCCGAATGGGGCGCGTCGGAGAACAACCGCCGGGCGCGCTTCTATACGCTGACGGCCATCGGCCGGAAGCAGCTCGTCGCCGAACAGGATGAATTCGAGCGCATGGTCGGCGCCATCCGCGCCGTCCTCCGCTTCGCTTAG
- a CDS encoding CopD family protein, translated as MAPEPLITWSEPVQQLVAFVGSFLAAGAVGFRYTAARALRLAPGEKEFFDSSLRRAGAIGIVGAAVGLTFALMGLPGLAARAHRSVGELLTSDASALLSVVCPALILAGVALASARVRLGWPLAAFGLVATALAPLVAGRWASVINPIHRLAAGLWLGTLFIVLTCALTPLLRRAELSDRRGALAADMVNRFSPVALSMGGIVVLFGVIAAWRHLPTVPSLWETPYGRTLIIKLVFVGSVFLLGAFNWRRQRPSLGTEPAAFSIRRSAALELSVAAIVLIVTSILVSLPSPKRAPPSRPPSTAAQAPGS; from the coding sequence ATGGCCCCAGAGCCGCTGATTACCTGGTCCGAGCCGGTCCAGCAGCTGGTGGCGTTCGTGGGATCGTTCCTCGCCGCGGGCGCGGTTGGGTTTCGGTACACGGCCGCGCGCGCGTTGCGCCTCGCGCCGGGCGAAAAGGAATTCTTCGACTCGTCGCTGCGACGCGCCGGCGCCATCGGAATCGTTGGGGCGGCGGTCGGCCTGACCTTCGCGCTGATGGGACTTCCCGGACTGGCCGCTCGAGCGCACCGGAGCGTCGGTGAGTTGCTGACGTCCGACGCGAGCGCATTGCTCTCCGTGGTCTGCCCCGCGCTCATCCTCGCGGGGGTGGCGCTCGCGTCAGCGAGGGTTCGCCTGGGCTGGCCGCTCGCGGCGTTCGGACTGGTGGCGACCGCGCTGGCGCCGCTCGTCGCGGGACGATGGGCGTCCGTAATCAACCCGATCCATCGTCTCGCCGCAGGTCTCTGGCTCGGGACGTTGTTCATCGTACTCACATGCGCACTGACCCCGCTTCTGCGTCGCGCGGAGCTCAGTGACCGACGCGGGGCGCTCGCCGCCGACATGGTCAATCGCTTTTCGCCGGTGGCGCTCTCGATGGGCGGGATCGTCGTTCTCTTCGGCGTCATCGCGGCGTGGCGCCACCTCCCCACGGTTCCCAGCCTCTGGGAAACCCCTTACGGCAGGACGCTGATCATCAAGTTGGTGTTCGTCGGGAGTGTCTTCCTGCTCGGCGCCTTCAATTGGCGACGCCAACGGCCGTCTCTCGGAACGGAGCCGGCGGCGTTCTCGATTCGCCGTTCGGCGGCGCTCGAGCTGTCCGTCGCCGCGATCGTTCTCATCGTCACGTCGATTTTGGTCAGCCTCCCGTCGCCCAAGCGAGCGCCACCGTCCCGACCGCCCTCGACCGCGGCACAGGCGCCCGGTTCATAG
- a CDS encoding Rieske (2Fe-2S) protein, translated as MARRADDIDRRVFLARSGMTAIAAALAACGLSNTPTAPGSLSQPITITLSQHPTLANVDGVAYVDANGNPLAIVRTSTSTFVALSRICPHAGSTVNTASYGFLCPGHGAQFDFSGHWLGGQRTSSLTSYPTQYDAAAGTVIVG; from the coding sequence ATGGCGCGCCGGGCCGACGACATCGATCGGCGCGTGTTCCTCGCCCGAAGCGGAATGACGGCCATCGCGGCCGCTCTCGCGGCGTGCGGTCTCTCGAATACTCCGACGGCGCCCGGAAGCTTGTCGCAGCCGATCACGATCACGCTGTCGCAGCATCCGACGCTGGCCAACGTCGACGGCGTCGCATACGTCGATGCGAACGGAAACCCGCTCGCGATCGTTCGGACGAGCACATCGACGTTTGTCGCGTTGTCGCGAATCTGCCCGCACGCCGGGAGCACCGTCAACACGGCGAGCTACGGGTTCTTGTGCCCGGGACACGGCGCGCAGTTCGATTTCTCGGGGCATTGGCTCGGTGGGCAACGCACGAGCAGCCTCACGTCGTATCCGACACAGTACGACGCGGCGGCTGGAACCGTGATCGTCGGTTAG
- a CDS encoding protein kinase yields MTESTSADAIGAAVDGRYRIEREIGRGGMATVYLADDLRHGRQVALKVLDPELAHAVGPERFLREIEIAARLSHPHIMPLFDSGTASGHLFYVMPFVRGESLRQRLERERHLPVADALAIARDVSEALEHAHARGVIHRDIKPENILIFEGQAIVADFGIALAASAAADRRLTGTGLIVGTPAYMSPEALLDEGSDARSDQYSLACVVYEMLVGEPPFAAPSSQAMIARRLMDTAPSMRRLGSTVPVAADDAVKRALAKEPAARFASVADFARALTAPSERRSKSVAVLPFSNFSADPENEYFADGITEDVIAHLSKIRSLKVISRTSVMPYKKREQSLSEIAATLGATTLLEGSVRRAGDRVRIVAQLIDAESDRHLWAETYDRKLVDIFDIQTDVALQIAAALEAELTRDEESRVRKEPTRDIQAYQLFLFGRQALIKYTAERMETAIDFFDRAIARDPSFALAHATKALAYIELAEIGAMIPERAFENAAAAANRALTLDPDSSEAHCTIGHLKMTRELDWAGAEESFKRAIDLNPSGADAYDLCGRLCAATERYDDALALVARAQELDPLAHRLDMATTLLRAGRYEQATTAARIAVDLDPSGDRARATLGWALFLGGSRQEGLAELEEAVSISQGASFWLGQLGEAYGLAGQTDRARDVLRRLEERATKSYVSPYTFAYVYTGLGEADRAIELLEQAVAARSGAAYGIKGSFLFAGLRSHPRFQALLRRMRLP; encoded by the coding sequence GTGACTGAATCCACGTCCGCCGACGCAATCGGCGCCGCAGTCGACGGCCGATACCGGATCGAGCGCGAGATCGGGCGCGGGGGCATGGCCACGGTGTATCTCGCCGACGACTTGCGTCACGGACGACAGGTCGCGCTCAAGGTGCTCGATCCCGAGCTCGCGCACGCCGTCGGTCCGGAGCGATTCCTCCGCGAAATCGAAATCGCGGCCCGGCTCAGCCATCCGCACATCATGCCCCTCTTCGATTCGGGCACCGCGAGTGGACATCTGTTTTACGTGATGCCGTTCGTGCGAGGTGAATCGCTGCGGCAGCGGCTCGAGCGCGAGCGGCACCTTCCGGTCGCCGACGCCCTCGCGATCGCGCGCGACGTGTCCGAGGCGCTCGAGCACGCGCACGCGCGCGGCGTGATTCATCGCGACATCAAGCCCGAGAACATTCTCATCTTCGAGGGCCAAGCGATCGTGGCCGACTTCGGCATCGCCCTCGCCGCGAGCGCCGCCGCCGACCGGCGTCTCACCGGCACCGGCCTGATCGTCGGCACGCCCGCGTACATGAGTCCCGAAGCGCTGCTCGATGAGGGCAGCGACGCGAGAAGCGATCAATACAGCCTCGCCTGCGTCGTCTACGAAATGCTCGTCGGCGAGCCGCCCTTCGCCGCGCCGAGCTCACAAGCGATGATCGCGCGCCGTCTCATGGACACGGCGCCGTCGATGCGCCGGCTCGGTTCGACCGTGCCCGTCGCGGCCGACGATGCCGTCAAGCGAGCGTTGGCCAAGGAGCCGGCGGCCCGCTTCGCGTCGGTCGCGGATTTCGCGCGCGCGTTGACCGCACCCAGCGAGCGGCGGTCGAAGAGCGTCGCCGTGCTCCCGTTTTCCAACTTCAGCGCCGACCCCGAGAACGAGTACTTCGCCGACGGCATCACCGAGGACGTGATCGCCCACCTCTCGAAGATCCGGTCGCTCAAGGTGATCTCGCGGACGTCGGTCATGCCGTACAAGAAGCGCGAGCAGAGCCTCAGCGAGATCGCGGCCACGCTTGGCGCGACGACGCTGCTCGAAGGAAGCGTACGACGCGCCGGCGACCGGGTGCGCATCGTCGCGCAGTTGATCGATGCCGAATCCGACCGGCACCTGTGGGCGGAGACGTACGATCGCAAGCTCGTCGACATCTTCGACATTCAGACCGACGTCGCGTTGCAGATCGCGGCGGCGCTCGAGGCGGAGCTGACCCGCGACGAAGAATCGCGGGTCCGCAAAGAGCCGACGCGCGACATCCAGGCGTATCAGCTCTTCCTGTTCGGCCGTCAGGCGCTCATCAAGTACACTGCCGAGCGGATGGAGACGGCCATCGATTTCTTCGATCGCGCAATCGCGCGCGATCCGTCGTTCGCGCTCGCGCACGCCACGAAGGCCCTCGCGTACATCGAGCTCGCCGAGATCGGCGCGATGATTCCCGAGCGCGCGTTCGAGAACGCCGCGGCCGCGGCCAATCGCGCATTGACGTTGGACCCCGACTCGAGTGAAGCGCATTGTACGATCGGCCATCTCAAGATGACGCGTGAGCTGGATTGGGCCGGCGCCGAGGAGTCGTTCAAGCGGGCGATCGACCTCAATCCCAGCGGCGCCGACGCGTACGACTTGTGCGGCCGCCTGTGCGCCGCGACCGAGCGATACGACGACGCGCTGGCGCTCGTGGCCCGGGCCCAGGAGTTGGACCCGCTCGCACACCGGCTGGACATGGCAACGACGCTGCTGCGCGCCGGACGGTACGAGCAGGCCACGACGGCCGCACGAATCGCGGTGGATCTGGATCCGTCGGGCGATCGTGCACGCGCGACGCTCGGCTGGGCCCTCTTCCTCGGCGGCTCTCGCCAAGAGGGATTGGCCGAGCTCGAAGAGGCCGTTTCCATCTCTCAGGGCGCGTCGTTCTGGTTGGGGCAACTCGGCGAAGCCTACGGCCTCGCCGGCCAGACCGATCGCGCGCGCGACGTGCTGCGGCGACTCGAGGAACGGGCGACGAAGTCGTACGTCTCGCCCTACACGTTCGCCTACGTGTACACGGGACTCGGCGAGGCCGACCGGGCGATCGAGTTGCTCGAGCAGGCGGTCGCCGCGCGAAGCGGGGCGGCGTATGGCATCAAGGGATCGTTTCTGTTCGCTGGGCTGCGGTCGCACCCGCGATTTCAAGCACTGTTGCGACGGATGCGTTTGCCTTGA
- a CDS encoding prolyl oligopeptidase family serine peptidase produces MSRCVLSLSLALFALARASAGAQTQAGASGSPSDPYLWLEDQRGARAMAWVATENAKTMAVLEKDPRFASLNHDALAVAQASDRIPRVHFLGGQLYNFWQDSAHVRGIWRRTTLASYRTASPQWTTVLDLDSLARAEKANWVWEGADCALPAERKCLLNLSDGGEDAITVREFDLATRSFPKNGFVLPHGKQNTAWVGEDTLLISREWNKGELTASGYPYVVKRLVRGQPLSAAVEVFRGVAKDVSVGPGSIYDGAGHRIVIVYRGVSFFQTEYYNVGTSGVAKLALPAKSQPVGMVDGQVIVKLSEPWDEGSAHIRTGSLASFDVVKAATSPTRLAPVAVFEPGPRESVDGAAATRDRLVATVYENVRGRAFVFTRAADGTWTRAQLSLPDNLAVSISDVNRQGTEAFVNVAGFLTPSSVWLADARAATIAVTKTLRAQFDASRDTVEQREATSKDGTKVPYFVVHPKAMKLDGANPTVLTAYGGFEVTNTPSYSGTVGKLWLEHGGVFVLANIRGGGEFGPAWHEAGLKTHRQVIYDDFAAVAQDLISRKITSPRRLGIMGGSNGGLLMGVEMTQHPDLWNAVDIQVPLLDMLRYEQIDAGASWVGEYGSVSVPAERAFLASISPYQNLKAGVKYPEPLIWTTTKDDRVGPQHARKFAAKMAAMGLPYMFFEVTEGGHGAGANLAEQAHTSALEYVYFARKLMN; encoded by the coding sequence ATGTCCCGCTGTGTCCTCTCGCTCTCGCTCGCCCTCTTCGCGCTTGCCCGCGCCTCGGCGGGGGCGCAAACACAGGCGGGAGCATCGGGCTCTCCTTCGGATCCGTATCTGTGGCTCGAGGATCAGCGCGGCGCTCGCGCCATGGCCTGGGTCGCGACCGAGAACGCGAAGACGATGGCGGTGCTCGAGAAGGACCCTCGCTTCGCGTCGTTGAATCACGACGCGCTCGCCGTGGCGCAGGCGAGCGATCGCATTCCCCGCGTTCACTTTTTGGGCGGCCAGCTCTACAACTTCTGGCAGGACAGCGCGCATGTTCGCGGCATCTGGCGTCGGACGACGCTCGCCAGTTATCGCACGGCATCGCCGCAATGGACGACGGTGCTCGACCTCGACTCCCTCGCGCGCGCCGAAAAGGCGAATTGGGTTTGGGAAGGTGCCGACTGCGCGTTGCCCGCCGAACGAAAGTGCCTGCTCAATCTGTCCGACGGCGGCGAAGACGCGATCACGGTGCGTGAGTTCGACCTCGCGACGCGCTCGTTCCCCAAGAACGGCTTCGTGCTGCCGCACGGGAAACAGAATACCGCGTGGGTCGGCGAAGACACGCTCCTCATTTCGCGCGAATGGAACAAGGGCGAGTTGACGGCGTCGGGCTATCCGTACGTGGTGAAGCGACTCGTGCGCGGGCAGCCGCTTTCCGCGGCGGTGGAAGTGTTCCGCGGGGTCGCCAAGGACGTCTCGGTCGGCCCGGGGAGCATCTACGACGGCGCCGGTCACCGGATCGTGATCGTATATCGAGGTGTCAGCTTTTTTCAAACAGAGTACTACAACGTCGGCACGTCAGGGGTCGCGAAGCTCGCCTTGCCGGCAAAGTCGCAACCCGTCGGCATGGTCGACGGCCAGGTGATCGTCAAGCTGTCGGAGCCATGGGACGAAGGGTCGGCGCACATCCGCACGGGGTCATTGGCGTCCTTCGACGTCGTGAAAGCGGCGACGAGTCCGACGCGCCTCGCTCCGGTCGCGGTCTTCGAGCCCGGACCGCGCGAGTCGGTCGACGGCGCCGCGGCGACGCGTGACCGGCTGGTCGCCACCGTCTATGAAAACGTCCGCGGACGGGCCTTCGTGTTCACGCGCGCGGCCGATGGAACGTGGACGCGCGCGCAACTGTCGCTTCCCGACAACCTGGCGGTCTCGATCTCCGACGTGAACCGGCAAGGCACGGAAGCGTTCGTGAACGTCGCCGGGTTCTTGACGCCGAGCAGCGTCTGGCTCGCCGACGCGCGCGCGGCGACCATCGCCGTGACGAAGACGCTCCGCGCGCAATTCGACGCGTCGCGCGATACGGTCGAGCAGCGAGAGGCGACGTCGAAGGATGGAACCAAAGTGCCGTACTTCGTCGTGCATCCGAAGGCCATGAAGCTCGATGGCGCCAACCCGACGGTCCTGACCGCGTACGGTGGATTCGAGGTCACGAACACGCCGTCCTATTCAGGAACCGTCGGCAAGCTCTGGCTCGAGCACGGCGGCGTGTTCGTTCTCGCCAACATTCGCGGCGGCGGAGAATTCGGACCGGCCTGGCACGAAGCGGGGCTCAAGACGCATCGCCAGGTGATCTACGACGACTTCGCCGCCGTCGCGCAGGATCTGATCTCGCGCAAGATCACGAGTCCGCGCCGCCTCGGCATCATGGGCGGATCGAACGGCGGGCTCCTCATGGGCGTCGAGATGACGCAGCATCCCGATCTCTGGAACGCGGTCGACATTCAGGTGCCGCTCCTCGACATGCTGCGCTACGAGCAGATCGACGCCGGCGCTTCGTGGGTCGGTGAGTACGGCAGCGTGTCCGTCCCGGCCGAGCGCGCGTTTCTCGCGTCGATCTCGCCGTACCAGAACTTGAAGGCCGGCGTGAAGTATCCGGAGCCGCTCATCTGGACGACGACGAAAGACGACCGCGTCGGCCCGCAGCACGCGCGCAAATTCGCGGCGAAGATGGCCGCGATGGGTCTGCCCTACATGTTCTTCGAGGTGACGGAGGGAGGACATGGCGCCGGCGCGAACCTGGCCGAGCAGGCGCACACCTCGGCGCTGGAGTACGTGTATTTCGCGCGCAAGCTCATGAACTGA